A part of Paraliobacillus zengyii genomic DNA contains:
- a CDS encoding CpsD/CapB family tyrosine-protein kinase encodes MPRKKQSSQQYTSLLARSNPMSVITEQYRTVRTNLEFMAVDSNINAMIVTSPGPGEGKTMTSANLAVVFAQQDKKVLIVDADMRKPALHLRFRKNNQTGLSNILAGHMGLKETVLESGVPNLDLVTCGPIPPNPSELLGSKAMKDFLIEARETYDLIIFDTPPALAVADSQVLATICDGALLVFRSKHTESGGVQKTVELFEMTHTKILGIVLNDQEKKKSNHYQYMK; translated from the coding sequence ATGCCAAGAAAAAAACAGTCTAGCCAACAGTATACAAGTCTTTTAGCACGAAGTAACCCGATGTCAGTCATTACTGAGCAATACCGAACAGTTCGGACAAATCTTGAATTCATGGCAGTAGATAGTAATATAAACGCGATGATTGTTACTTCCCCAGGTCCAGGTGAAGGGAAGACAATGACAAGTGCTAACTTAGCTGTTGTTTTCGCCCAACAAGATAAAAAGGTCTTAATTGTTGATGCAGATATGCGAAAGCCTGCTTTACATTTACGTTTTCGAAAAAATAATCAAACAGGTCTTAGTAATATCCTAGCCGGTCACATGGGTCTGAAAGAAACGGTTTTAGAAAGTGGAGTACCAAATTTGGATTTAGTAACATGTGGTCCGATTCCACCTAATCCATCTGAATTATTAGGTTCAAAGGCAATGAAAGATTTTTTAATCGAGGCAAGAGAAACGTATGACTTAATTATTTTTGATACACCACCAGCGCTTGCAGTTGCCGATTCACAAGTACTAGCTACTATATGTGATGGTGCATTGTTAGTATTTCGGAGTAAGCATACAGAATCTGGAGGCGTACAGAAAACGGTCGAACTATTTGAAATGACTCACACCAAAATCTTAGGCATCGTCTTAAATGATCAGGAAAAGAAAAAATCAAATCACTACCAGTATATGAAGTAA
- the galU gene encoding UTP--glucose-1-phosphate uridylyltransferase GalU, with protein MKKVRKAIIPAAGLGTRFLPATKAMPKEMLPIVDKPTIQYIVEEAVASGIEDIIIVTGKGKRAIEDHFDNAPELERNLAEKGKLDLLAKVEYASNLADIHYIRQSQPKGLGHAVWSARNFIGDEPFAVLLGDDIVQSDVPCLKQLIDQYEQTQSSIIGVQQVPESETHRYGIIEPDTSIGRRYQVNKFVEKPTPGTAPSNLAIMGRYIFTPEIFRFLDRQEIGAGGEIQLTDAIQKLNQIQRVYGYDFEGKRYDVGEKLGFIRTTIEFALQNKEIGPEVEQMLKEMLAEPVL; from the coding sequence ATGAAAAAAGTCAGAAAAGCAATCATACCAGCAGCGGGATTAGGAACGCGTTTTTTACCAGCGACAAAGGCAATGCCAAAAGAGATGCTACCAATTGTAGATAAACCAACGATTCAATACATCGTTGAAGAAGCAGTCGCATCAGGTATTGAAGATATCATCATCGTAACAGGTAAAGGGAAGCGTGCGATTGAAGATCATTTCGATAATGCACCTGAGTTGGAAAGAAACCTTGCAGAGAAAGGTAAGTTAGATTTATTAGCGAAAGTCGAATACGCTTCGAACCTTGCAGACATACATTATATACGTCAAAGCCAACCAAAAGGCTTAGGACACGCAGTGTGGAGTGCACGTAATTTCATTGGGGATGAGCCATTTGCTGTTTTGCTTGGTGATGATATCGTCCAAAGTGATGTGCCGTGCTTAAAGCAATTAATTGATCAATATGAACAAACGCAATCTTCTATTATTGGTGTACAACAAGTACCAGAGAGTGAAACACATCGTTACGGCATCATTGAACCAGACACTTCGATTGGTCGTCGCTATCAAGTTAATAAGTTTGTAGAAAAGCCAACACCTGGTACAGCGCCATCTAATCTAGCAATTATGGGTCGTTATATTTTCACACCAGAGATTTTCAGATTCCTAGATAGACAAGAAATTGGAGCAGGTGGAGAGATTCAATTAACAGATGCGATTCAAAAACTTAATCAAATTCAACGCGTATATGGCTATGATTTTGAAGGGAAACGATACGATGTTGGTGAAAAATTAGGATTTATTCGGACAACAATTGAATTCGCCTTGCAAAATAAAGAAATAGGACCAGAAGTGGAACAGATGCTCAAAGAGATGCTAGCTGAACCAGTACTTTAA
- a CDS encoding AAA family ATPase, translating into MLTELEFHEIEPMWRVGEFQFLRGIPDSSDKSLLLRKQINCSTSSQTELEREFYILKKVSLPNMLVPINVCEQGILFEDTDGQPLRTALKNKTLTILDKLEIALHLVETIHHYHEQGKINLTITPDQLILDSTNQIKIIPLPYAIEPFKNKYQSPEALLKQEQTYDHRSDLYKLGMLLYVLFTNGSHPFPGNKNVNWKHSHIAVEPVSLTRMNRTIPKMINDIMMTLLAKNPVNRYQSGSHLLKDLAICWNALKEHGTIEPFRLSLKRIDGHFKLPNHFYGREDELKVLYDLFQKSAFGSTELVLLNGASGIGKTRLVNDQFRHMIQNRAYFISGKFDQMQNNVPYQSLVEAFREIVSEILTQTNQQVADWKDKILTAVGTNGYVITSVIPELTAIIGEQERMELLSEKETEHRFISVFRQFVQVFTSIDYPLVLFLDDIHWADQASIRLIHSLLTDPNCHRFIVIGSFRGSVEEQATFIEASFKDMDQYGVRTTSLQLPDLSITDTEQFVADAFDSELVDTRGLARLVFQKTAGNPFYTEQLLQLIYRNKWITFEYASQKWGWNEIAIHTIKDQEHILSHMISKISQLPVNVKDTLRITACFGNSFYKKDLALFSMLSSEEIGEALEIAEQEGLILPPDLENGNKRYHFFHDRIQQIAYSLNTETDKQRIHLGLGRFLISIDPKEELIYKTVDHYNKGNTLIKEITEKDKLIQLNYRAGYKAKESTAYDTALHYFQSAADMMEASKWQTDFTFSFQLYLELSGAAYKCGDYRLADNIYTDLLQKARSSSERSLVYCKIIIQYVNQGKYEEAINAGLYCLDEMNINIPTNPTDQLQKQAIRSTKAVLPKDLTKLKDIPDTEDKEIDAIMAVLFQLFIPSFFSNKGVFTLIICNFVQLILQHGKTNVSPAVFAGYGILLCTELEEFDSSYQIGKIAVDLADDTNLASVQCKTYMMFGGIICQWDKNGIQGEGTAYLKKAITLGMRVGDYIYTSMAIGAHINRIYVHETLATIGRVNQGYVETLEQIRENFVLKNAQVYVQFTKCLQSMTAQPLSMNDASFNEEMFLAEIEQQDTKNITLFQFYTYKTQICYLNGAYQEAVAYAVKAEAYIAYANHLPHLGEHHFYKALAMLECWKDEIGEKQMKWTRMLRSDLEQLAKWREHNQENYAHKEWLIRAEYARVLDYPDKAEILYDQAITAVEKSGFGRNIAITNELAGKFYHIRGKTRMAKLSLEVAVEEYNNWGLKAKAKAIRQTYPAYFPIEKDNVVMSEAYRNEPLQIQDELDAYPVNSLATIMKASEAMAEEMDFALSLKKLMLSIKRESLAEKAILLITKGDEITVTAIVKGSADFILVNETLEQSVEIPQQIIRYVARTKNQVRTDDQAYQKAYQSDAYLKQQLPKSVLCLPLSLQGEFKGILYLENRWIAHLFAEEQAKIVKYLGTQAMFVNRLLETFQISEKPKVENETEDDNPDMMLFEELTERELEIINLMAAGLSNQEIARTLGLKIGTVKVHNHNIFSKLDVTRRTKAVFKANELKLIKQG; encoded by the coding sequence ATGTTGACAGAATTGGAATTTCACGAGATCGAACCGATGTGGCGTGTTGGAGAATTTCAATTTTTAAGAGGAATCCCAGATAGCTCGGATAAATCGCTACTGTTACGCAAACAGATAAATTGCTCCACTTCTTCGCAAACGGAATTAGAAAGAGAGTTCTACATATTGAAAAAAGTCAGCTTACCGAACATGCTAGTTCCAATTAACGTGTGCGAACAAGGCATACTGTTTGAGGATACTGACGGTCAACCTTTACGAACGGCATTGAAAAATAAAACCCTAACGATCTTAGATAAACTTGAGATAGCACTTCATCTAGTTGAAACCATACACCACTACCACGAACAAGGGAAAATAAACCTCACGATTACGCCAGATCAACTTATCCTAGATTCGACTAACCAAATTAAAATAATACCATTACCATATGCAATAGAGCCATTTAAGAATAAATATCAATCACCTGAGGCGTTACTTAAACAAGAACAGACTTATGATCATCGTTCGGATTTATATAAACTAGGCATGTTATTGTACGTATTATTTACCAATGGGAGCCATCCTTTCCCAGGAAATAAAAACGTTAACTGGAAGCATAGCCACATTGCGGTTGAACCTGTTTCCTTAACAAGAATGAACCGCACGATTCCGAAAATGATTAACGATATTATGATGACTTTGTTAGCAAAGAATCCAGTAAATCGTTATCAGTCTGGTAGTCATTTGTTAAAAGATCTTGCTATTTGTTGGAATGCGTTAAAAGAACATGGAACAATTGAACCGTTTCGTTTATCGTTAAAACGGATCGATGGTCATTTTAAACTTCCGAATCATTTTTATGGTAGAGAGGACGAACTAAAAGTATTATATGATCTCTTCCAAAAGTCTGCCTTTGGCTCAACAGAGTTGGTGTTGTTAAATGGTGCGAGCGGCATTGGTAAAACAAGATTAGTTAATGATCAATTCAGACATATGATTCAAAATAGAGCCTATTTTATCTCAGGCAAGTTTGATCAAATGCAAAACAATGTCCCTTATCAGTCGTTAGTGGAAGCTTTTCGAGAAATTGTTTCTGAAATTTTAACGCAAACAAATCAACAGGTTGCAGACTGGAAAGACAAAATTCTTACTGCAGTTGGGACGAATGGTTATGTTATTACAAGTGTGATTCCTGAATTAACGGCAATTATTGGCGAGCAAGAAAGAATGGAACTATTGTCTGAAAAGGAGACAGAACATCGGTTTATTAGCGTCTTTCGTCAATTTGTTCAGGTGTTTACGAGTATCGATTATCCATTGGTATTGTTTCTAGATGATATTCATTGGGCAGATCAAGCCTCGATCCGATTAATTCATTCTTTATTAACCGATCCAAACTGTCATCGATTTATTGTGATTGGATCGTTTAGAGGAAGTGTGGAAGAACAAGCTACCTTCATAGAGGCGTCTTTTAAAGACATGGATCAGTATGGCGTTCGAACAACATCATTACAACTACCTGACTTATCGATTACAGATACAGAACAGTTCGTGGCAGATGCGTTTGATAGTGAGCTAGTTGATACAAGAGGTTTAGCACGGTTAGTCTTTCAAAAAACGGCTGGGAATCCTTTTTACACGGAACAACTACTTCAATTAATTTATCGTAACAAGTGGATCACCTTTGAGTACGCATCTCAAAAGTGGGGATGGAATGAAATCGCGATTCATACGATTAAAGATCAAGAACATATTCTTTCCCATATGATTAGTAAGATTAGTCAACTACCTGTGAATGTGAAGGATACACTGCGAATTACGGCTTGTTTTGGGAATTCCTTTTATAAGAAAGATCTAGCGTTGTTCTCGATGCTCTCCTCTGAAGAAATAGGAGAAGCATTAGAGATCGCTGAACAGGAAGGACTTATCTTACCGCCTGATCTAGAGAATGGTAATAAACGCTATCATTTCTTTCATGACCGCATTCAACAAATCGCATATAGTTTAAATACGGAAACGGATAAACAACGTATCCATCTAGGACTTGGTAGATTCTTAATTAGTATTGATCCAAAAGAAGAGCTTATTTATAAAACAGTCGATCATTATAATAAAGGAAATACTTTAATCAAAGAAATAACGGAGAAAGATAAACTCATTCAATTAAACTACCGGGCTGGTTATAAAGCAAAAGAATCGACTGCCTATGATACAGCTTTGCACTATTTTCAATCGGCAGCTGATATGATGGAAGCATCTAAATGGCAAACAGATTTCACGTTTTCTTTTCAACTCTATTTGGAGCTTTCAGGTGCAGCTTATAAATGTGGTGATTATAGATTAGCAGATAATATTTATACCGACTTGTTGCAAAAAGCACGTTCGTCGTCTGAAAGATCTTTGGTTTATTGTAAAATTATTATCCAATATGTTAATCAAGGAAAGTATGAAGAAGCTATCAATGCTGGTCTGTATTGTTTGGATGAGATGAATATAAATATTCCAACAAACCCAACTGATCAACTTCAAAAACAAGCAATTAGGAGCACGAAGGCGGTTTTGCCTAAAGATTTAACGAAATTGAAGGATATTCCTGATACGGAAGATAAAGAGATTGATGCCATAATGGCCGTCTTGTTTCAATTGTTTATACCGAGCTTCTTTTCAAACAAAGGCGTTTTCACACTGATTATATGTAATTTCGTGCAATTGATTTTACAACATGGGAAAACAAACGTTAGTCCTGCTGTGTTTGCAGGTTATGGTATTTTACTTTGTACCGAATTAGAGGAGTTTGATTCCAGTTATCAGATTGGCAAAATAGCAGTTGATCTTGCGGATGATACAAATCTTGCATCGGTTCAATGTAAAACATATATGATGTTTGGTGGTATTATTTGTCAATGGGATAAAAATGGTATACAAGGAGAAGGCACTGCTTACTTAAAGAAAGCTATCACATTAGGCATGCGTGTTGGTGACTATATCTATACAAGTATGGCGATTGGTGCCCATATTAATAGAATTTATGTCCATGAAACATTGGCTACGATTGGTCGTGTTAATCAAGGTTATGTGGAGACGTTGGAGCAAATTAGAGAAAACTTCGTGTTAAAAAATGCACAAGTTTATGTACAGTTTACCAAATGTTTGCAAAGTATGACAGCACAACCTTTATCAATGAATGATGCATCTTTTAATGAAGAAATGTTTCTTGCGGAAATTGAGCAACAAGATACGAAAAATATTACCTTGTTTCAGTTTTATACGTATAAAACCCAAATTTGCTATCTAAATGGCGCCTATCAAGAAGCTGTGGCCTATGCGGTAAAAGCAGAAGCTTATATTGCATATGCTAACCATCTACCACACTTAGGTGAGCACCATTTCTATAAAGCGTTAGCCATGTTGGAATGTTGGAAAGATGAAATCGGAGAGAAACAAATGAAATGGACGAGAATGTTGCGTTCTGACTTAGAACAACTAGCAAAATGGCGAGAACATAATCAGGAGAACTATGCACATAAGGAATGGTTAATTCGAGCGGAATATGCGAGAGTACTTGACTATCCTGATAAAGCAGAGATCTTATATGATCAGGCAATTACTGCAGTAGAGAAAAGTGGATTTGGTCGTAATATAGCAATTACGAATGAACTAGCAGGTAAGTTCTATCATATTAGAGGGAAAACGCGAATGGCTAAGCTTTCCCTAGAAGTAGCTGTGGAGGAATATAACAACTGGGGATTAAAGGCTAAAGCAAAAGCGATCCGTCAGACTTATCCAGCGTACTTTCCTATCGAAAAAGACAACGTGGTGATGTCTGAAGCTTATCGAAATGAACCTTTACAGATCCAAGATGAGTTGGATGCTTATCCAGTCAATAGTCTAGCTACTATTATGAAAGCATCAGAAGCCATGGCTGAAGAGATGGACTTTGCGCTTTCTTTAAAAAAATTAATGCTCTCTATTAAGCGAGAATCGCTTGCGGAAAAGGCTATCCTGCTCATCACAAAGGGGGATGAGATTACCGTAACGGCTATAGTAAAAGGGTCAGCAGATTTCATACTTGTGAATGAAACACTTGAGCAATCAGTGGAAATTCCACAGCAAATTATACGGTATGTGGCCCGAACGAAGAATCAGGTACGGACGGATGACCAAGCATATCAGAAAGCGTATCAAAGTGACGCCTATTTAAAACAACAACTGCCCAAATCGGTATTGTGTTTACCATTATCGCTTCAAGGTGAGTTTAAAGGAATCTTATATTTAGAAAATCGTTGGATTGCGCATTTATTCGCTGAAGAACAAGCCAAGATTGTAAAATACCTTGGCACCCAAGCGATGTTTGTTAATCGGCTATTGGAAACCTTTCAAATTAGCGAAAAGCCTAAGGTCGAAAATGAGACGGAAGATGATAACCCAGATATGATGCTCTTTGAAGAGCTTACCGAACGGGAATTAGAAATTATAAACTTAATGGCAGCAGGACTGTCCAATCAAGAGATAGCACGTACGTTAGGTTTAAAAATCGGTACAGTGAAAGTCCATAATCACAATATTTTCTCGAAATTAGATGTCACACGACGAACGAAAGCTGTCTTTAAAGCAAATGAATTAAAACTAATTAAGCAAGGCTAA
- a CDS encoding sugar transferase: MRNVAYQDIATSERRIYLVTKRMVDIICAVIGLIILSPLMVIISVLIKLEDKHGSVFFSQPRLGKDSKSFSIYKFRSMVSNAEELKLTLLQENEVTGPVFKMKNDPRVTKIGRFMRRTSLDELPQLINVLKGDMSLVGPRPPLPEEVAKYNEYEKQRLKVVPGLTCYWQVNGRSNLDFKEWVDLDLKYIMERNMLIDIKLIAKTIFVLFGSKDAY; this comes from the coding sequence ATGAGAAATGTTGCCTACCAAGATATAGCTACTAGTGAACGTAGAATATATTTAGTTACTAAAAGAATGGTTGATATTATCTGTGCTGTTATCGGGTTGATTATTTTGTCACCACTTATGGTTATTATTAGTGTACTTATTAAATTGGAAGATAAACACGGATCTGTTTTCTTCAGCCAGCCACGGCTAGGTAAAGATAGCAAAAGTTTTTCTATTTATAAATTCCGTTCAATGGTCTCCAATGCAGAGGAATTAAAATTAACACTCTTACAAGAAAATGAAGTAACAGGGCCAGTATTCAAAATGAAAAATGATCCCCGCGTTACGAAAATAGGAAGGTTTATGCGAAGGACGAGCTTAGATGAACTACCACAGTTAATCAATGTACTAAAAGGAGATATGAGTTTAGTAGGACCAAGGCCACCATTACCAGAGGAAGTTGCAAAATATAATGAGTATGAGAAGCAACGACTAAAAGTGGTTCCAGGCCTTACTTGTTACTGGCAGGTCAATGGACGAAGTAATCTGGATTTCAAAGAATGGGTCGATTTAGATCTGAAATACATTATGGAAAGAAATATGTTGATTGATATTAAATTAATAGCCAAAACAATATTCGTTTTATTTGGATCAAAAGATGCGTATTAA
- the licT gene encoding BglG family transcription antiterminator LicT yields the protein MKIKQVFNNNVISARDEDDLEIVIIGNGLGFMKKPGDDVLEENIEKIFTIENTEISKRLTTLLEEVPEDIFDISDEIIKLAKLTLGKNLNDIIYVSLTDHIHYAIERNKKGMDIKNGLLWEISRLYNEEFTIGKKALNIINKHTSIQLPEDEAAFIAHHIVNAELNEEMTNVVKITKVTQEVLNIVKYHFNIDFNTTSLAHHRFVTHLKFFAQRIFSGLDYAPKEEFLHAIVRDKHKKAYNCTERINTFIENTYNYTLSNDEKLYLTIHINRVVSQVLTTKKS from the coding sequence ATGAAGATTAAGCAGGTTTTTAATAATAATGTTATAAGTGCTAGAGATGAGGATGATCTTGAAATTGTCATCATAGGAAATGGTTTAGGGTTCATGAAAAAACCTGGGGATGATGTGTTAGAAGAAAATATTGAAAAAATATTTACTATAGAAAATACTGAAATATCGAAACGCTTGACTACATTACTTGAAGAAGTACCAGAGGATATCTTTGATATTTCTGATGAGATTATTAAACTTGCTAAATTGACGTTAGGTAAAAACTTAAATGATATTATTTACGTCTCTCTAACTGATCACATTCACTATGCGATTGAAAGAAATAAAAAGGGCATGGATATTAAGAATGGATTATTATGGGAAATAAGTCGATTGTACAATGAAGAATTCACCATTGGTAAGAAAGCTTTAAATATAATTAATAAACACACTTCTATTCAATTACCGGAGGACGAAGCCGCTTTTATTGCTCATCATATTGTAAATGCAGAACTGAATGAGGAAATGACTAATGTCGTTAAGATCACGAAAGTTACACAGGAAGTTCTGAATATTGTTAAATACCATTTCAACATTGATTTTAACACTACTTCCCTCGCCCATCATCGTTTTGTGACCCACTTAAAATTCTTTGCGCAGCGAATTTTTAGTGGCCTTGACTATGCACCAAAAGAAGAATTCCTACATGCTATTGTTCGAGATAAACACAAAAAAGCTTATAATTGCACGGAACGAATTAATACGTTTATTGAAAACACATATAATTACACACTATCAAATGACGAAAAGCTTTATCTTACTATTCATATTAACCGAGTGGTTTCACAGGTGTTGACAACCAAGAAATCTTAG
- a CDS encoding glycosyltransferase family 2 protein: METSVVIPTYKRTEDLKRCLEALSKQTLLPDEVIVVVRDTDKHTQDFLGNYTSSLIIKIYQVDRPGQVAALNIGLATSQNEIISILDDDTAPHKHWLKRITEIFSVSDDIGGVGGRDWVHEGNKKLNGEKELVGKVQWFGRVIGNHHLGSGPARDVEVLKGANMSYRRAAIKGMQFDERLLGNGAQVHNDMGFSLRVKKSGWRLIYDPTVSIDHFPAQRFDADERNTFNPEAYYYAVYNETLIMTEFMETPFKRFIFISWSIFIGTADKPGVLQLMRLILKSPKLACRKFLINFTTKIKAMKIAKNAALT; the protein is encoded by the coding sequence ATGGAAACGTCCGTTGTTATCCCAACGTATAAACGTACAGAAGATTTGAAACGATGCTTAGAGGCTTTAAGCAAACAGACATTGCTACCGGATGAAGTAATTGTTGTTGTCAGGGATACAGATAAACACACACAAGACTTTTTAGGCAATTATACTTCTTCACTCATTATTAAAATCTATCAAGTTGATCGACCAGGACAAGTGGCAGCGTTGAACATCGGATTAGCAACGTCGCAAAATGAAATCATTAGCATACTAGATGATGATACGGCACCACATAAACACTGGTTAAAGAGAATTACAGAAATATTCTCCGTATCTGATGACATAGGTGGCGTTGGTGGCCGTGACTGGGTCCATGAAGGCAATAAAAAACTAAATGGAGAAAAAGAACTCGTTGGCAAAGTCCAATGGTTCGGTCGTGTTATCGGCAATCATCATTTAGGCTCCGGACCAGCACGAGATGTAGAAGTTTTAAAAGGGGCAAACATGAGTTATAGAAGAGCAGCGATTAAAGGTATGCAATTCGATGAAAGACTACTTGGTAATGGTGCCCAAGTTCATAATGATATGGGATTTAGTCTTCGTGTCAAAAAGAGTGGCTGGCGATTGATCTATGATCCAACGGTTTCCATCGATCACTTCCCAGCACAACGATTTGATGCAGATGAACGCAACACCTTTAATCCAGAGGCTTATTATTACGCTGTTTATAATGAAACATTGATAATGACTGAATTTATGGAAACCCCATTTAAACGGTTTATTTTTATTTCTTGGTCTATTTTTATCGGCACTGCTGATAAGCCAGGAGTATTGCAATTAATGCGATTGATTCTAAAAAGTCCGAAACTAGCATGTAGGAAATTCTTGATTAACTTTACGACAAAGATTAAAGCTATGAAAATAGCAAAAAATGCAGCATTAACGTAA
- a CDS encoding sigma-70 family RNA polymerase sigma factor: MADETLEFENVLTDHENIIYYLIKKYGIRDPDQEFYQEGLIALWKAMDNYNETRGKFSSYAYFLIDKTFLTMIRTRNRHTEKQEAYIATVSRERDNLITELEEEPVIDPYLLDQIKQNLTEKQMTWFTLAVLYEKSYKEIAKQEKVTENAVKNWARLAKPKIQLIILTEKAM; the protein is encoded by the coding sequence ATGGCTGACGAAACGCTAGAATTTGAAAATGTGTTAACCGATCATGAAAATATTATTTATTATTTAATTAAGAAATACGGCATTCGCGATCCAGATCAAGAATTCTATCAAGAAGGACTCATTGCGCTTTGGAAGGCAATGGACAACTATAATGAAACACGTGGTAAATTCTCTAGTTATGCTTATTTTTTAATTGATAAGACATTTCTAACAATGATACGGACACGGAATCGGCATACTGAAAAACAAGAAGCATATATTGCTACAGTCTCTAGGGAAAGAGACAACTTAATCACAGAATTAGAAGAAGAACCTGTGATTGATCCTTATCTGTTAGATCAGATCAAACAAAATTTAACAGAGAAGCAAATGACCTGGTTTACCCTAGCCGTGTTATACGAAAAATCGTACAAGGAAATTGCTAAACAAGAAAAGGTAACCGAGAACGCGGTGAAAAATTGGGCCAGACTCGCCAAACCTAAAATCCAGCTTATCATACTAACAGAAAAGGCAATGTAA
- a CDS encoding YveK family protein, translating into MQQANALKEMFEVIKKRFVWILLLAIGAGTVSGLFSYYWVTPSYQSSSQFLVQTTKEQEQPTYDASQISTNIDLISTYNVIIRSPRILDIVSEEFGRGVSAQNITVSSESGSQVVTVGATDNDPEQVVRLANTVVEVFKEEIPKLMYVNNVNIIAEAKGAQQISPNPVLNIAIAVVLGMMVGAGLVLLFGYFDNTIKSEADIERLVDIPVIGVISHVDHKGVILKEEFTKAQRKRGRGVLLNAKKKTV; encoded by the coding sequence ATGCAACAGGCAAATGCACTAAAGGAAATGTTTGAGGTCATAAAGAAACGCTTCGTGTGGATCTTATTACTAGCTATTGGAGCTGGGACTGTAAGTGGATTATTTAGTTACTATTGGGTCACACCATCCTATCAATCTAGTTCCCAATTCCTTGTTCAGACAACAAAAGAGCAGGAGCAACCAACGTATGATGCTAGTCAAATTAGTACAAATATCGATTTAATTAGTACATACAACGTCATTATTAGGAGTCCTAGAATTTTAGACATTGTATCAGAAGAGTTCGGACGTGGCGTTTCTGCGCAGAACATCACTGTGTCAAGTGAGTCTGGTTCACAGGTTGTAACAGTAGGTGCGACAGATAACGATCCAGAACAGGTAGTAAGACTTGCAAATACAGTTGTAGAAGTTTTTAAAGAAGAGATACCAAAGTTAATGTATGTAAACAACGTAAATATTATAGCAGAAGCGAAGGGTGCTCAACAGATCAGCCCGAATCCGGTGCTTAATATCGCAATTGCAGTTGTTCTTGGAATGATGGTAGGTGCAGGATTAGTTCTATTATTCGGTTACTTTGATAATACGATTAAATCAGAGGCGGATATTGAGCGACTAGTCGACATCCCAGTCATTGGGGTTATATCCCATGTTGATCATAAAGGCGTTATTTTAAAAGAAGAATTCACGAAAGCGCAACGTAAAAGGGGAAGGGGCGTCTTACTAAATGCCAAGAAAAAAACAGTCTAG